Proteins from one Comamonas flocculans genomic window:
- the lexA gene encoding transcriptional repressor LexA, giving the protein MTDQPKLTGRQQQILELVERAIAQTGAPPTRAEIAQQLGFKSANAAEEHLKALARKGVIELLSGTSRGIRLRASALRQIHAERGVQLGLPMAGLAQLTLPLIGRVAAGSPILAQEHVDQSYTIEGSLFAHKPDYLLKVRGMSMRDAGIMDGDLLAVQATHEARSGQIVVARLGDEVTVKRLRRSGGQIELLPENPDYPVIRVHPGEPFEIEGLAVGLIRNTMLM; this is encoded by the coding sequence ATGACCGACCAGCCCAAACTCACCGGCCGCCAGCAGCAGATCCTCGAGCTGGTGGAGCGCGCCATCGCCCAGACCGGCGCGCCGCCCACGCGCGCCGAGATCGCGCAGCAACTGGGCTTCAAGTCGGCCAATGCCGCGGAAGAGCACCTCAAGGCGCTCGCCCGCAAGGGCGTGATCGAACTGCTCAGCGGCACCTCGCGCGGCATCCGGCTGCGCGCCAGCGCGCTGCGCCAGATCCACGCCGAGCGCGGCGTGCAGCTCGGTCTGCCGATGGCGGGGCTGGCCCAGCTCACGCTGCCGCTCATCGGCCGCGTGGCCGCGGGTTCGCCGATTCTCGCGCAGGAGCACGTCGACCAGAGCTACACCATCGAAGGCTCGCTGTTCGCGCACAAGCCGGACTACCTGCTCAAGGTGCGCGGCATGTCCATGCGCGACGCCGGCATCATGGACGGCGATCTGCTGGCGGTGCAGGCCACGCACGAGGCGCGCAGCGGCCAGATCGTCGTCGCGCGCCTGGGCGACGAGGTCACCGTCAAACGCCTGCGCCGCAGCGGCGGCCAGATCGAGCTGCTGCCGGAAAACCCCGACTACCCGGTCATTCGCGTGCATCCGGGCGAGCCGTTCGAAATCGAAGGCCTGGCGGTGGGCCTGATACGCAACACCATGCTGATGTAG